One Candidatus Eisenbacteria bacterium genomic window carries:
- the sppA gene encoding signal peptide peptidase SppA produces DLEYLRRERRVKALVVRVDSPGGEVAASQEIHAALLRFRTETALPVVASFGGVAASGGYYIACAADRIVANPGTLTGSIGVILTYANAEGLLERVGIRFRSVQSGQMKDQGAFWRDLTDEERAVLQGTVDDVYDQFLEVVEQGRGMSREEIAPYADGRTLSGRQARQAGLVDSLGDLSVAIDLAKSLGGLDEDAPVHRPRKPREGILDRLLEGSAALPALLEPGVRIEYRLAPHLGGGVVGGRAR; encoded by the coding sequence GATCTGGAGTACCTGAGGCGGGAGCGCCGCGTGAAAGCCCTCGTCGTTCGCGTCGACTCCCCCGGTGGGGAGGTCGCGGCCTCTCAGGAGATCCACGCTGCGCTCCTGCGCTTCAGGACAGAGACGGCCCTGCCCGTCGTTGCCTCCTTCGGCGGGGTCGCCGCCTCCGGAGGCTACTACATCGCGTGCGCCGCCGATCGGATCGTGGCCAACCCGGGAACGCTCACCGGGTCGATCGGTGTCATTCTCACCTACGCGAACGCGGAAGGGCTTCTGGAGAGGGTCGGGATTCGTTTCCGATCCGTACAGAGCGGGCAGATGAAGGACCAAGGCGCCTTCTGGAGAGACCTCACCGATGAGGAGCGCGCCGTCCTGCAGGGAACGGTCGACGACGTCTACGACCAGTTCCTGGAGGTCGTCGAGCAGGGGCGTGGGATGAGCAGGGAGGAGATCGCTCCGTACGCGGACGGGCGCACGCTGTCCGGGCGGCAGGCGCGCCAGGCGGGGCTCGTCGATTCGCTCGGCGATCTCTCGGTCGCCATCGATCTCGCGAAGAGCCTCGGCGGCCTCGACGAAGACGCCCCGGTCCACCGTCCCAGGAAGCCGCGGGAGGGGATCCTGGACCGGTTGCTGGAGGGTTCGGCGGCTCTGCCGGCCCTCCTGGAGCCAGGGGTCAGGATCGAGTACCGGCTGGCGCCTCACCTGGGCGGGGGCGTTGTGGGGGGGCGGGCCCGATGA